A single genomic interval of Coccidioides posadasii str. Silveira chromosome 1, complete sequence harbors:
- a CDS encoding uncharacterized protein (EggNog:ENOG410PIYM~COG:S~TransMembrane:9 (i28-50o76-95i102-123o129-149i170-188o200-223i235-255o261-287i294-314o)~BUSCO:4113at33183): MPEQLLDAISLAARSGGLAGDVGSRPPVFKAVGISLAVASGLFIGVSFVLKKVGLLRANVKYNEEAGEGYGYLKNFYWWAGMTLMILGEICNFVAYAFVDAILVTPLGALSVVVTTILSAIFLKERLSFVGKVGCFNCIIGSVVIAMNAPQQSSVSNIQDMKRYVIRPVFLTYAGVIIVGCTVVAIWAGPRYGKRSMFVYLSICSLIGALSVVATQGLGAAIIAQISGQQQFKEWFLYVLLGFVIITLLTEIIYLNKALNVFNAALVTPTYYVIFTSATIITSAVLFQGFKGSPISITTVVMGFLQICTGVVLLQLSKSAKDVPDAAIFKGDLDQVREVAEQEQPESEPKADAIRGTAAIIRRISTPRQKMERDEALRYQSERKLDESWSPGENEIIEWDGLRRRRTVLSAGPTATPRRTKTPRPPLGMSRFPEDDEDSEPKSRTGRWFLDSFRSRTSSGRSSRKPSEDSQSTETRMCSIELESIHDRSRKNVDGQHRYTEVKNYPATTLLEPFQYESQKRMRSGTVGSVRFADDVKTIDDSPQRQRSRSPPTPPAHRQFSFQRLFHREGSSARADISSEMSPSRDNRFLGFSNFRAHRQPPQQRRVTKNATEEEVLGLVRDGAMDTEIRHDRSRTPSPTPSILESMNEKPFGESSMSYPSRSRRSSSTSSSSSSEYHRSSDRIPSYVKGDDHLYNVVRTSAPDPFSATDQDNPAGISELRVLHNPDNERSLTAGTDNVAHPPASYQRPLVQGRDLPPIPVETTRSDGTSLFDPPQNVYTTNPNISIPPLPPDPRSIPSAPPSISSDMDSVEEEILEDHDDRDRAGSRNRGPTSLSSSNGVAFI; the protein is encoded by the exons ATGCCTGAGCAGCTGTTGGATGCTATATCCCTGGCTGCGCGGTCCGGGGGTTTGGCAGGCGATGTCGGGAGTCGACCACCCGTTTTCAAAGCCGTTGGCATCTCCTTGGCCGTGGCATCGGGCCTATTTATTGGCGTCTCATTCGTCCTGAAAAAGGTCGGCTTACTCAGGGCAAATGTCAAATACAATGAGGAGGCCGGGGAGGGTTATGGATATCTCAAGAATTTTTACTGGTGGGCTGGCATGACGCTGATGATACTGGGAGAAATATGCAATTTTGTGGCGTATGCATTCGTGGATGCCATTTTGGTGACACCATTGGGTGCATTGTCTGTGGTGGTGACGACGATTCTATCAGCTATCTTTCTCAAGGAGCGATTAAGCTTTGTGGGAAAAGTCGGCTGTTTCAACTGTATCATCGGATCGGTGGTGATTGCAATGAATGCACCACAGCAGTCGTCGGTTTCAAACATCCAGGATATGAAACGCTACGTTATTCGGCCCGTATTTCTTACCTATGCCGGAGTCATCATCGTTGGCTGTACTGTCGTGGCGATTTGGGCTGGTCCCCGCTACGGGAAAAGAAGCATGTTCGTGTATCTGTCTATTTGCAGTCTAATTGGTGCATTGAGTGTTGTTGCTACTCAGGGTTTGGGTGCAGCCATTATTGCCCAGATATCTGGACAGCAGCAATTTAAGGAGTGGTTCCTTTACGTTCTGTTAGGTTTTGTGATAATAACCCTATTGACCGAGATCATCTATTTAAAT AAAGCTTTGAATGTTTTTAATGCCGCACTGGTTACTCCGACTTACTATGTTATATTTACCAGCGCCACAATTATTACATCCGCCGTTCTATTCCAAGGTTTCAAAGGCTCTCCGATAAGTATAACCACTGTCGTCATGGGCTTTCTCCAAATATGTACGGGAGTCGTGTTGCTGCAGCTGTCAAAATCTGCCAAAGATGTGCCAGATGCCGCCATATTCAAGGGCGACTTGGATCAAGTTCGAGAAGTTGCTGAGCAGGAGCAACCCGAGTCAGAGCCGAAAGCAGATGCTATTCGAGGTACTGCTGCGATTATCCGCCGCATATCAACACCGAGACAGAAGATGGAAAGGGATGAAGCACTGCGATATCAAAGCGAACGGAAGCTCGATGAGTCATGGTCACCtggagaaaatgaaataaTTGAATGGGATGGcctcagaagaagaagaaccgTTCTCAGTGCCGGACCAACTGCCACACCGCGGCGGACAAAAACGCCTCGTCCACCTCTGGGGATGTCGCGATTTCCAGAAGACGACGAAGATTCAGAGCCCAAATCAAGAACTGGGAGGTGGTTTCTGGACAGTTTTCGGAGCCGCACATCAAGCGGTCGCTCTTCGAGGAAGCCGAGCGAGGATTCGCAAAGCACCGAAACTCGAATGTGCTCTATCGAATTAGAATCGATTCACGACCGTTCCCGGAAGAACGTCGATGGTCAGCATAGATACACCGAAGTCAAAAATTACCCTGCCACTACTCTTTTAGAACCATTCCAGTACGAGAGTCAAAAGCGAATGCGAAGCGGCACTGTAGGATCTGTCAGGTTTGCGGATGACGTGAAGACCATCGATGATAGCCCTCAGAGACAAAGGAGCAGATCGCCACCCACCCCGCCAGCACATCGCCAATTCTCTTTCCAGAGACTTTTCCACCGCGAAGGGTCTTCCGCTCGTGCTGATATCTCCAGCGAAATGTCTCCTAGCCGAGACAACAGATTTCTTGGGTTTTCGAATTTCAGGGCCCACCGTCAGCCTCCACAGCAGCGACGAGTTACAAAAAACGCAACCGAAGAAGAAGTACTTGGACTTGTCAGAGATGGGGCCATGGACACGGAGATCCGTCATGATCGGAGTCGTACCCCATCGCCAACACCATCCATCCTTGAATCAATGAATGAGAAGCCGTTTGGTGAAAGTAGTATGTCCTATCCTAGCCGATCGCGCCGCTCCTCGTCtacgtcgtcgtcgtcatcttcagaatatcACCGTTCATCCGACCGTATTCCATCATATGTTAAAGGAGACGATCATCTGTATAATGTCGTGCGTACCTCCGCACCCGATCCTTTCTCAGCTACAGACCAAGATAACCCCGCCGGAATATCTGAACTACGCGTCCTCCATAATCCGGACAATGAACGCTCCTTAACGGCTGGAACTGATAACGTCGCTCACCCGCCCGCCTCCTACCAGCGACCACTCGTCCAAGGCCGAGATCTACCACCGATACCCGTCGAAACTACCCGATCCGATGGAACATCCCTCTTTGACCCTCCACAAAATGTTTACACTACAAACCCGAACATTTCAATTCCTCCACTGCCGCCTGATCCTCGTTCCATTCCCTCCGCTCCGCCGTCCATCTCTTCTGACATGGACAGTGTAGAAGAGGAAATTCTCGAAGACCATGATGATAGAGATCGAGCGGGCTCGAGAAACCGTGGCCCCACGAGTTTGTCGTCAAGCAACGGAGTGGCTTTCATCTAA
- a CDS encoding uncharacterized protein (EggNog:ENOG410PK6N~COG:S~BUSCO:1134at33183) gives MKTMESAATDEKPKQIASFSAPPPPPPPQPPPPSQQQNQHPQQPPPLQQPQQQQQQPPGPSRPLPPPEHSHTLPPPRSQFEPWSRPYPPFEGANADQRGHPAFNGPPREGSHHPQDMYSRPPSISGPPRTHSDPSFRPINGNSHEPSSSSLPPTPTTEYRPSFPYGPPSDGHGNAEPPRGLQMMPPPPPTPDGIPIHRPYGSGAHMPPGAAAYDAGYYFAQANVPYSQRQRRTTRAQQACDQCRARKAKCDEGRPSCGHCKDSNVQCVYKDVPPHKHERSTQILLERLQQIDDRFDKFENIEKIDEVVKLLKAHTDKLDALLGRANRTKPSSSISDPELKQPVQNAATPQQGKGAEMEPVKLSEKLASDAVKQEQGDIQVEADDDELSIPIEHTTAAHKLLLWPSIQKLIPDRIDDDYVMRLEESRGPIRPYGRGEGGGSVRTSVYPLSPIVSSSSPRDEDMFQFCGSGWGTGFEIFQGNSVSKIPKERQIGGLNSAGALDLDVDVVYAYHKSYMENMHILHPFLRSTDLAIMVKDFVNAYSPPKRGHFAAPPFGHIVANDSMNTLNRSQKRKRSVDVASGYTELESPGSDHSMGASCPPIQRSMDNAIVLLVLALGAICSWKTELPGPIPDPPSKLPYVTSAVSPVTMDSAMPSTNAFRSPTSRSPNNIQGWKRSGSYSGSDHSDPNLKNMDVIPGMAYYALASDILGNLQGGNDLAHAQGCLLAALYTGQLAHPFASHGWISQAARACQVLVRARSFEVMPDGPRKDLITFAFWTCLQLESDILAELDLPASGISRLEGRMEFPKAVFAHSIPNEIEAPDTLMMMYYSAQIHLRKVLNRVHTNLYKTEKTANGEKRTRWTTTIQEALSDMLEYWRSGLPKAMQWDDSDPPARDINIARMRGKYYGARYIIHRPLLHHALHPMIAKTHSTGPAESPAPSVVSSANSQISPALAHVQQVENIDRWSGEMPPPPRITSSQDPPQPPFEKDLDPKLHAACVACIEAAMHSTVAFDNVEGRPIVTNIFGTAHAQFGNILVLAATYTSRLSNFVDRKRLGELIDRTIKFLLHSRHISPSLRKDAEILTQIRQKLFEQHGVNNTSFSSSDG, from the exons ATGAAGACGATGGAATCAGCTGCCACGGATGAGAAGCCCAAACAGATAGCTTCGTTCTctgctccaccaccaccaccaccaccacaacCGCCCCCTCCCTCCCAACAACAGAACCAACATCCACAACAGCCTCCGCCGCTGCAACAaccgcagcagcagcagcaacaacctCCGGGACCCTCTCGCCCATTGCCTCCGCCGGAGCACTCCCACACCCTCCCGCCTCCCCGCTCCCAGTTTGAGCCTTGGAGCCGTCCGTATCCTCCTTTCGAAGGCGCAAATGCTGATCAGCGCGGCCATCCCGCATTCAACGGTCCACCCCGAGAAGGATCGCATCACCCGCAGGATATGTATTCCCGCCCCCCCAGTATATCTGGGCCCCCAAGAACCCACTCCGATCCCTCATTTCGCCCTATAAACGGCAATTCCCACGAGCCTTCTTCCTCCAGTCTCCCGCCCACTCCCACCACCGAATATCGCCCTTCCTTCCCCTATGGCCCTCCCAGCGACGGTCATGGAAACGCCGAGCCACCTCGCGGCCTACAGATGATGCCTCCTCCCCCGCCGACTCCGGACGGTATTCCAATACATCGACCCTACGGGTCTGGCGCGCACATGCCTCCCGGTGCCGCTGCGTACGATGCAGGCTATTACTTCGCGCAGGCCAATGTTCCTTATAGCCAGCGGCAGCGGAGAACTACCAGAGCACAACAG GCTTGCGATCAATGTCGAGCGCGAAAAGCCAAGTGTGACGAAGGTCGGCCTTCCTGTGGGCATTGTAAAGATAGTAATGTTCAGTGTGTCTATAAAGATGTTCCTCCCCATAA GCACGAGAGATCGACTCAGATATTACTCGAGAGGCTTCAACAGATCGACGATCGATTCGACAAATTTGAGAACATTGAGAAGATCGACGAGGTCGTAAAGCTGCTCAAGGCTCATACCGACAAGCTAGACGCTCTCCTAGGAAGGGCGAACCGAACAAAGCCTTCAAGTTCAATCTCTGATCCGGAGCTGAAACAGCCGGTTCAAAATGCCGCTACTCCTCAGCAGGGAAAGGGTGCCGAGATGGAACCCGTGAAGCTATCCGAAAAGCTGGCTAGCGACGCTGTCAAGCAGGAGCAAGGGGACATCCAAGTTGAGGCTGACGACGACGAACTCTCCATCCCGATCGAGCACACAACCGCAGCGCACAAACTGCTTCTGTGGCCATCAATACAGAAGCTTATTCCCGACAGGATCGATGACGACTATGTTATGCGACTGGAGGAGTCGCGCGGTCCCATTCGACCCTATGGTCGCGGCGAGGGAGGCGGCAGCGTTCGCACCAGTGTATATCCCCTCAGCCCCATCGTCAGCTCGTCGAGTCCACGCGATGAAGATATGTTTCAGTTTTGCGGCTCGGGGTGGGGAACAGGCTTTGAGATATTCCAAGGGAACAGTGTGTCCAAGATTCCTAAGGAGCGCCAGATCGGAGGACTCAACAGTGCCGGCGCACTCGATCTCGATGTGGATGTGGTGTACGCATATCACAAGAGTTATATGGAAAACATGCACATCCTCCATCCGTTCCTCAGGTCCACCGATCTCGCAATCATGGTCAAAGATTTTGTCAATGCATACAGTCCTCCCAAAAGGGGCCATTTTGCTGCTCCTCCCTTCGGCCACATCGTAGCCAACGATTCGATGAACACTTTGAACAGATCTCAAAAACGGAAACGATCTGTCGATGTCGCGTCCGGCTATACCGAACTCGAATCCCCAGGCTCTGACCACAGTATGGGCGCCAGTTGTCCTCCGATTCAACGATCTATGGACAATGCGATTGTCCTTCTCGTCTTGGCCCTCGGTGCCATATGCTCGTGGAAAACGGAGCTGCCAGGTCCCATCCCGGACCCGCCAAGTAAATTACCATACGTGACCTCCGCCGTGTCGCCTGTCACCATGGATTCGGCCATGCCTTCAACAAACGCATTCCGTTCTCCCACGAGTCGCTCTCCGAACAATATCCAGGGCTGGAAACGATCCGGGAGCTATTCCGGCAGCGATCATTCCGACCCTAACCTCAAGAACATGGATGTTATTCCAGGAATGGCATATTATGCTCTTGCGTCTGATATTTTGGGTAACCTCCAGGGTGGAAATGACCTTGCACACGCGCAGGGATGTCTTCTTGCTGCGCTGTACACAGGGCAACTCGCTCACCCTTTTGCCAGCCACGGGTGGATTAGTCAAGCAGCTCGAGCCTGTCAAGTTTTGGTTCGAGC GCGGAGCTTTGAGGTGATGCCCGATGGCCCACGGAAGGACTTGATCACTTTTGCGTTCTGGACGTGTCTGCAACTTGAAAG TGATATCCTCGCTGAGCTTGACCTCCCTGCCAGTGGCATCAGCCGATTGGAAGGCCGCATGGAGTTTCCCAAGGCAGTCTTCGCCCACTCGATCCCGAATGAGATCGAGGCACCAGATACGCTGATGATGATGTATTACTCGGCCCAGATTCATTTAAGAAAGGTCTTGAATCGTGTGCATACGAATTTGTATAAAACCGAGA AAACAGCCAACGGCGAAAAGAGGACGCGATGGACAACTACGATTCAAGAAGCTTTGAGCGACATGCTGGAATATTGGCGGAGTGGTTTgccaaaagccatgcaatGGGACGACTCAGACCCACCAGCGAGGGATATTAATATAGCTCGGATGCGCGGTAAATACTATGGAGCCAGATACATCATTCATCGACCACTGTTGCATCATGCTCTGCACCCCATGATAGCGAAGACCCACAGCACCGGCCCAGCGGAATCGCCTGCGCCCTCAGTCGTGTCGAGCGCAAATTCGCAAATCTCGCCCGCCCTGGCGCATGTGCAACAAGTTGAAAATATCGATCGCTGGTCCGGGGAGATGCCTCCACCACCCCGGATAACCTCCAGCCAGGATCCTCCGCAACCTCCGTTCGAGAAAGATTTGGATCCTAAACTACATGCTGCTTGCGTAGCGTGCATTGAGGCTGCGATGCATAGCACCGTCGCTTTTGATAATGTTGAAGGACGACCTATCGTGACGAATATTTTTGGAACTGCTCACGC GCAATTCGGAAATATTCTCGTCCTTGCCGCAACGTATACATCTCGACTTTCAAATTTTGTCGATCGAAAGAGACTCGGCGAACTCATCGATCGGACAAtcaaatttcttcttcatagCAGACACATATCTCCCAGTCTCCGGAAAGACGCAGAGATCCTCACTCAGATCCGCCAGAAGCTCTTCGAACAACACGGCGTCAACAACACCAGCTTTTCATCTAGTGACGGATGA